A region of Halalkaliarchaeum desulfuricum DNA encodes the following proteins:
- a CDS encoding dolichol kinase: MSLELGRRAVHATGAGLPALWLLGAPWWTVQTVLAVALVVAFVLEYLRLVVELDHWVYRKLTRPYEDDSVAGYALYMVSMAAVGFIFAPTIAAPGMLMLALGDPVSGMLGSGEVGGWKDPDVLAATFGFCFLLAAPFTVSTAGVAVGALAAAVGALGATVADGTTPVVAGYVVDDNLTIPPAACLGIVVVYFATGVPVEFAVPF, from the coding sequence GTGAGTCTCGAACTCGGACGGCGTGCGGTTCACGCGACCGGCGCCGGGCTGCCGGCGCTGTGGCTGCTGGGCGCGCCCTGGTGGACGGTGCAGACGGTACTCGCAGTCGCGCTCGTCGTGGCGTTCGTTCTCGAGTACCTGCGGCTGGTCGTCGAGCTCGATCACTGGGTGTACCGGAAGCTTACCCGTCCCTACGAGGACGACAGCGTCGCCGGCTACGCGCTGTACATGGTGAGCATGGCCGCAGTCGGGTTCATCTTTGCCCCGACGATCGCCGCCCCCGGAATGCTCATGCTCGCGCTGGGAGACCCGGTCTCCGGGATGCTGGGCTCCGGCGAGGTCGGCGGCTGGAAGGATCCCGACGTGCTGGCGGCGACGTTCGGCTTCTGTTTCCTGCTCGCCGCGCCGTTTACGGTGTCGACTGCGGGCGTCGCCGTCGGCGCGCTCGCTGCGGCAGTCGGGGCGCTGGGCGCGACCGTGGCCGACGGCACGACGCCCGTCGTGGCGGGCTACGTGGTCGACGACAACCTGACGATTCCGCCGGCGGCATGTCTCGGAATCGTAGTGGTGTATTTCGCGACGGGGGTTCCCGTGGAATTTGCAGTGCCGTTTTGA
- the uvrB gene encoding excinuclease ABC subunit UvrB, whose product MSDADTPLSPDRPEVDRSFRVDAPFDPAGDQPDAIEKLVEGYRAGAEKQTLLGVTGSGKTNTVSWVLEELERPTLVLAHNKTLAAQLYEEFKNLFPDNAVEYFVSYYTYYQPEAYVEQTDTYIDKEMSINEEIDRLRHSATRSLLTRDDVIVVASVSAIYGLGDPANYREMALEIEVGETIGREELLAALVDRNYERNDVDLKQGTFRVRGDTVEVFPMYGRYPLRIELWGEEIDRISKVDPLEGTVESREPATLIHPAEHYSIPEDRLERAIEEIEQLRERRVDYFERQGDLVAAQRIDERTTFDLEMLRETGYCSGIENYSVHLSDRDSGEPPYTLLDYFPDDFLTVVDESHQTLPQIRGQFEGDKSRKESLVENGFRLPTAFDNRPLTFEEFEEKTDKTLYVSATPGEYEREHSAQVVEQIVRPTYLVDPAIEIQDATGQVEDLMGRIDDRIDRGERTLVTTLTKRMAEDLTEYLEEAGVDVAYMHDETDTLERHEIVRDLRLGNIDVLVGINLLREGLDIPEVSLVAILDADQEGFLRSETTLVQTMGRAARNVNGEVVLYADEVTDSMESAIEETRRRREIQREYNEKHGHEPTTIEKPVGETNLPGAETDTGGLAGDDVGDAEEATRRIELLEDRMQEAASNLEFELAADIRDRIAELRREFDIGGEEDGDRGVPPEVVPSGDVPTEDAEPE is encoded by the coding sequence GTGAGCGACGCAGACACCCCCCTGTCACCCGACCGCCCCGAAGTCGACCGATCGTTCCGGGTCGACGCCCCCTTCGATCCCGCCGGCGATCAGCCCGACGCGATCGAGAAGCTGGTCGAGGGGTACCGAGCGGGTGCCGAAAAGCAGACCCTCCTCGGCGTCACCGGATCCGGGAAAACGAACACCGTCTCGTGGGTACTCGAAGAGCTCGAACGGCCGACGCTGGTGCTTGCACACAACAAGACGCTCGCTGCCCAGCTGTACGAGGAATTCAAGAACCTGTTTCCGGACAACGCAGTCGAGTACTTCGTCTCCTACTACACCTACTACCAGCCGGAGGCGTACGTCGAGCAGACCGACACCTACATCGACAAGGAGATGTCGATCAACGAGGAGATCGACCGCCTGCGCCACTCGGCGACACGGTCGCTTTTGACTCGTGATGACGTGATCGTCGTCGCGTCAGTGTCGGCCATCTACGGGCTGGGAGATCCGGCAAACTACCGCGAGATGGCCCTCGAGATCGAGGTCGGCGAAACCATCGGCCGAGAGGAGTTGCTCGCGGCGCTCGTGGACCGAAACTACGAGCGCAACGACGTCGACTTGAAGCAAGGTACTTTCCGGGTACGGGGCGACACCGTCGAGGTGTTCCCGATGTACGGCCGGTATCCGCTCCGGATCGAGCTGTGGGGCGAGGAGATCGACCGGATATCGAAGGTCGATCCGCTGGAGGGGACCGTCGAATCACGGGAGCCCGCGACGCTGATCCACCCTGCCGAGCACTACTCGATCCCCGAGGATCGCCTCGAGCGCGCCATCGAGGAGATCGAACAGTTGCGAGAACGCCGTGTCGACTATTTCGAACGGCAGGGAGACCTCGTGGCGGCCCAGCGCATCGACGAACGGACGACGTTCGATCTGGAGATGCTCAGGGAGACCGGGTACTGCTCGGGTATCGAGAACTACTCGGTCCACCTGTCGGATCGAGACTCCGGGGAACCGCCGTACACGCTGTTGGACTACTTCCCGGACGACTTCCTCACCGTGGTCGACGAGTCACACCAGACGCTGCCGCAGATTCGAGGTCAGTTCGAGGGCGACAAATCCCGCAAGGAGTCGCTCGTGGAGAACGGCTTCCGCCTGCCGACGGCCTTCGACAACCGGCCGCTCACGTTCGAAGAGTTCGAGGAAAAGACCGACAAGACGCTGTACGTTTCCGCGACGCCGGGCGAGTACGAACGCGAACACTCCGCTCAGGTGGTCGAGCAGATCGTCCGGCCGACGTACCTGGTGGATCCAGCGATCGAGATTCAAGACGCCACCGGACAGGTCGAGGACCTCATGGGGCGGATCGACGACCGGATCGACCGGGGAGAACGGACACTGGTGACGACGCTGACCAAGCGCATGGCCGAAGACCTCACGGAGTACCTGGAGGAGGCCGGCGTCGACGTGGCGTACATGCACGACGAAACCGATACGCTGGAGCGACACGAGATCGTCCGGGACCTCCGGCTGGGGAACATCGACGTGCTCGTCGGGATCAACCTGCTTCGGGAGGGACTGGACATCCCGGAGGTGTCGCTGGTGGCGATCCTCGACGCCGATCAGGAGGGGTTCCTCCGGTCGGAAACCACCCTCGTCCAGACGATGGGGCGGGCCGCACGAAACGTCAACGGCGAGGTGGTGCTGTACGCCGACGAGGTCACCGATTCGATGGAGTCAGCGATCGAAGAGACCCGGAGGCGCCGGGAGATCCAGCGGGAGTACAACGAGAAACACGGCCACGAGCCGACGACGATCGAGAAGCCGGTGGGCGAAACCAACCTGCCGGGCGCCGAGACCGACACCGGCGGGCTGGCGGGCGACGACGTCGGCGACGCCGAGGAGGCCACCCGACGGATCGAACTGCTCGAGGACCGGATGCAGGAGGCCGCGAGCAATCTCGAATTCGAACTCGCGGCGGACATCCGCGACCGGATCGCCGAACTCCGTCGGGAGTTCGACATCGGCGGCGAGGAGGACGGCGACCGTGGTGTTCCACCGGAAGTCGTTCCGTCCGGAGACGTTCCGACCGAGGACGCCGAGCCGGAGTGA
- a CDS encoding SPFH domain-containing protein: protein MSATGAPDSLKRAVAFLGVLALGYAVLLGDLLVGVGILFVLFAAITLMSAFEVVEAYERRPLTIFGEYRQVLAPGLHVIPPFVSRTYPFDMRTQTLDVPTQEAITRDNSPVTADAVVYIKVMDAKKAFLEVDDYKKAVSNLAQTTLRAVIGDMELDDTLSRRETINAKIRTELDEPTDEWGIRVESVEVREVNPTREVQRAMEEQTSAERRRRAMILEAQGERRSAVEKAEGDKQSNIIRAQGEKQSQILEAQGDAISTVLRARSAEAMGERAIIERGMETLEAIGQGESTTFVLPQELTSLVGRYGKQLSGADVQEMEALDALEFDAETEKMLGLDDIEAALEELESLEIGGTSGDVPTAEGEARPDEEDIIPDVERS from the coding sequence ATGAGCGCAACGGGCGCTCCTGACAGCCTCAAGCGTGCCGTGGCGTTCCTCGGCGTCCTCGCGCTCGGTTACGCCGTCCTCCTGGGTGACCTCCTCGTCGGGGTGGGAATCCTGTTCGTCCTGTTCGCGGCGATCACGTTGATGAGCGCCTTCGAGGTGGTCGAGGCGTACGAACGCCGGCCACTCACGATCTTCGGAGAGTATCGCCAGGTGCTCGCTCCCGGACTTCATGTGATTCCGCCGTTCGTTTCGCGGACGTACCCGTTCGACATGCGGACACAGACGCTGGACGTCCCCACTCAGGAGGCGATCACGCGGGACAACTCGCCGGTGACGGCGGACGCGGTGGTGTACATCAAGGTGATGGACGCCAAGAAGGCGTTCCTGGAGGTCGACGACTACAAGAAGGCCGTCTCGAATCTCGCACAGACGACGCTGCGTGCGGTCATCGGGGACATGGAACTGGACGACACGCTCTCCCGTCGGGAGACGATCAACGCGAAGATCCGGACGGAGCTGGACGAGCCGACCGACGAGTGGGGGATCCGCGTGGAATCCGTCGAGGTCCGCGAGGTCAACCCCACCCGCGAGGTCCAGCGGGCGATGGAAGAACAGACCTCCGCCGAGCGCCGTCGCCGGGCGATGATCCTCGAGGCACAGGGTGAACGCCGCTCCGCCGTCGAGAAGGCCGAGGGTGACAAACAGTCCAACATCATCCGGGCGCAGGGTGAAAAGCAGAGCCAGATCCTGGAAGCCCAGGGTGACGCGATCTCGACGGTGCTTCGAGCCCGGTCCGCGGAGGCGATGGGCGAACGCGCCATCATCGAACGCGGTATGGAAACCCTCGAAGCGATCGGTCAAGGCGAGTCCACCACGTTCGTGTTGCCCCAGGAGCTGACCAGCCTCGTCGGCCGGTACGGCAAGCAGCTGTCGGGCGCCGACGTCCAGGAGATGGAAGCGCTGGACGCCCTCGAGTTCGACGCCGAAACCGAGAAAATGCTCGGGCTCGACGACATCGAAGCCGCGCTCGAAGAGCTGGAGTCCCTGGAGATCGGTGGGACAAGCGGGGACGTTCCAACCGCCGAAGGCGAGGCGCGTCCGGACGAGGAGGATATCATTCCCGACGTCGAACGGTCCTGA
- a CDS encoding helix-turn-helix transcriptional regulator translates to MDWRNRSLVFVLVVSVAVVGLTVAFAGPGIAGPGTTAFDDPFFQTDDADADDILLEADIDENGDAVWTVEYRFLLADEESETAFEELETEIAENETPYVDRFGERMESTVATAEESTGREMSVSDVAVDTYRQTLAREYGVVVYSFTWGGFAAVEDDTILAGDAISGLFLDGDSRFVLAWPDGYEATEVSPEPTRSTPTSATWDGPFDFSSDEPRVTIAATPSEPIDPTDPSETPISSAVIAGVIAIAIVAVTFVYLRRRGGAVDTTGIDEPGDDAAAGAGASDAAAGAGASDAAAGAGASDAAVAAGSEADEDDADRAVPTAPGEELLSPEERVLKLLREHGGRMKQQEVVQEMDWTDARTSQVVGSLREDGKLESFRLGRENVLKLPDEDDQPDRDER, encoded by the coding sequence ATGGACTGGCGAAACCGGTCGCTGGTGTTCGTTTTGGTGGTGAGCGTCGCCGTCGTGGGGCTGACGGTCGCGTTCGCCGGTCCGGGAATCGCAGGTCCAGGGACGACCGCCTTCGACGATCCGTTCTTCCAGACCGACGACGCCGACGCGGACGACATCCTCCTCGAGGCCGACATCGACGAGAACGGGGACGCGGTCTGGACCGTCGAATACCGATTCCTTCTGGCGGATGAGGAGAGCGAGACGGCGTTCGAGGAACTAGAAACGGAGATCGCGGAAAACGAGACGCCGTACGTCGACCGGTTCGGCGAGCGAATGGAGTCGACCGTCGCAACCGCCGAGGAGTCGACCGGCCGGGAGATGTCTGTCTCGGACGTCGCGGTCGACACCTACAGACAGACGCTTGCTCGCGAGTACGGAGTGGTGGTGTATTCGTTCACCTGGGGCGGGTTCGCTGCCGTCGAGGACGACACGATCCTGGCGGGTGATGCGATCTCCGGGCTGTTCCTCGACGGCGACAGCCGGTTCGTCCTCGCCTGGCCGGACGGATACGAGGCGACGGAAGTGAGTCCCGAACCGACCAGGTCGACGCCGACGAGCGCGACCTGGGACGGACCGTTCGACTTCTCGAGTGACGAACCGCGAGTGACGATCGCCGCGACACCGTCGGAGCCGATCGATCCCACCGACCCCAGCGAGACGCCGATCTCGAGTGCTGTCATCGCCGGGGTGATCGCGATCGCGATCGTCGCCGTGACGTTCGTCTATCTCCGTCGCCGCGGTGGAGCCGTCGACACGACCGGAATCGACGAGCCGGGGGACGACGCGGCTGCCGGCGCCGGAGCGTCCGACGCGGCTGCCGGCGCCGGAGCGTCCGACGCGGCTGCCGGCGCCGGAGCGTCCGACGCCGCTGTTGCCGCGGGATCAGAGGCGGACGAAGACGACGCGGACCGGGCGGTACCCACGGCACCGGGCGAGGAGCTTTTGAGCCCCGAAGAGCGAGTGTTGAAACTCCTCCGGGAGCACGGCGGGCGGATGAAACAGCAGGAGGTGGTTCAGGAGATGGACTGGACCGACGCCCGGACGAGCCAGGTGGTCGGTTCGCTTCGCGAGGACGGCAAACTCGAGAGTTTCCGGCTCGGTCGGGAGAACGTCCTCAAACTCCCCGACGAGGACGACCAGCCGGATCGGGACGAACGATAA
- a CDS encoding DUF7554 family protein, with protein sequence MDLRSAIEVETLLKIVLGLVVVWLVLEVLGAVLRITTAFFRLLTPVIGLVIVILIVLWLLDRI encoded by the coding sequence ATGGATCTCCGCAGCGCAATCGAGGTCGAGACCCTCCTGAAGATCGTGCTGGGACTGGTCGTCGTCTGGCTCGTGCTCGAGGTGCTGGGCGCGGTCCTCCGGATCACCACGGCGTTCTTCCGGCTTTTGACGCCCGTGATCGGACTGGTTATCGTCATACTCATCGTGCTGTGGTTGCTCGACCGGATCTGA
- a CDS encoding 2'-5' RNA ligase family protein: MFSLNVPLPSAVDRLAERLRPELDRFDRIRERRTLVCKRLGVDVLSDPHRPPEKDAALSELRSELRPLVRGTGPFRVEITGIDAFPKPTAGPGPVVYLAVESEPLIRLHWRLVRAFGGVEGIEGDAYVPHVTLARGIENGSNGFSPGSNEFARHGGPDVERELERLRSAAGEIHVEWQVDELELWDPEFREAAGRIRL, translated from the coding sequence ATGTTCAGCCTCAACGTCCCGTTGCCGTCCGCCGTCGATCGCCTGGCAGAGCGGCTACGGCCGGAGCTGGACCGGTTCGATCGGATCCGTGAACGACGTACCCTCGTCTGCAAGCGGCTCGGCGTCGACGTTCTCTCGGATCCACACCGTCCGCCCGAAAAGGACGCCGCGCTCTCGGAGCTCCGATCGGAACTCCGACCCCTGGTTCGCGGTACCGGACCGTTTCGGGTGGAGATAACGGGGATCGACGCGTTCCCAAAGCCGACCGCGGGCCCGGGGCCGGTCGTGTACCTCGCCGTCGAAAGCGAACCACTGATCCGGCTCCACTGGCGGCTCGTCCGGGCCTTCGGCGGGGTCGAGGGGATCGAGGGCGACGCATACGTCCCTCACGTGACGCTGGCGCGTGGGATAGAAAACGGATCGAACGGGTTCAGTCCCGGATCGAACGAATTCGCCCGACATGGCGGGCCGGACGTCGAACGCGAACTGGAGCGGTTGCGGTCGGCCGCCGGCGAGATCCACGTCGAGTGGCAGGTCGACGAACTGGAGTTGTGGGATCCGGAGTTCCGGGAGGCGGCGGGCCGAATTCGGCTGTGA